A segment of the Cellvibrio sp. KY-YJ-3 genome:
GGCGCGGGCTATGCCGGTCTGCGGGTGTGGAGTGAGTTGTGCCCCGACTATGTGAAAATTGATCGCCATTTTATTTCAGGCATTGATAAAGACCCGGTAAAGCGCGAATTTGTGCGCGCTATTCTCGATATCGCTCACCGCATGGGGCACAAAGCGATTGCTGAAGGCATAGAAACCGCGGCGGAATTCACCACCCTGATTACTATGGGTGTGGACTACGCCCAAGGTTATTTTATTGCCTACCCCTTGGCCGAACCGGCAGTGGAATTGCCCCTGCAATTGGTGCAGTTGTCGGGCGCCTCGGCGCATCGCTATCAAGATCATTTCACCCGTCGCGTCAGCGAAATTGTGGTGAATTGCACTGCGGTAGCTCCTTCAATGACTGCGGAAACACTGGTGAAAATGTTTCGTGCTGATGTGCGTTTAACCTGTGTGCCGGTAGTAGACCAAGGGCGACCATTGGGTATGGTCAGTCGCGCGGAAATTTTAAATGTATTCTCGCGGCGTTTTGCCCATGAATTGTATGCGCATAAACCGATCAGTGAATTTATCAGCCCACTGTCAATTATGGTGGATATCACTACTGATTTAAAAACCGTTGGCCAGTTAATCAGCGAAGATCCGCAACAAAATTTAAGTGTCGATTTTATCGTCAGTGAAAATAATCAATACATGGGTGTCGGTAAGGTGCGCGATTTGCTGCGCTCGATTACCGAAGAAAAACTGCGCGCGGCGCGGCATAGCAATCCACTCACCCAGTTGCCCGGCAATGTCCCCCTGTATGAATGGGTGGATCATTTGCTGCTGCACAAAAAAACTTTTGTGGTGGCCTATTGCGACATCAACCATTTCAAACCGTTTAATGATGCCTTTGGTTACAGTGCGGGCGACGAAGTTATTGTCAACCTCGGGCGGATTCTTTGTGCGGCAGTGGACAATCAGCAGGATTTTGTCGGACATGTTGGTGGCGATGATTTTATTTTGGTGTTTTGCGGCTCCAATTGGCAGCAGCGCTGCGAGCAGATATTGGCAAATTTTAGCCAGATGAGTGCAGCATTAATGCCGCCCGAAACAACAGATTATTGGAGTACCGATCGCCAGGGGCGCCGGCAAAAATTCGGTGCCTTGACCTTGGCGATTGGTGCGGTAGAGCCGGATCTGGATTACTGCAAAACCCATCACCACATATCGCAGCTGCTGGCGGATGCCAAACAAAGTGCAAAGCAAGAGGGCGGTAACAACTTGTTTTTATCGCGCCGCCGCCAACCATCACTGGTTCATAATGTGTAAATTCAGTGATTGAATAGCCATTTATGTCCTAGCGGTAGGGGAATCCTGAGCTATCCTTAGCTTGATTTCTTTGCGGAGGTGGACTAATGGCCGATCTTGGCTTTTACAAGATGCATGCCCTGATTATCGATGATTTTGAGAATTTTCGTGGCACGCTGTACAAAATGTTGATGGATTTAGGCATAGGGAATGTGGACTCGGCTGCATCCGGTGAAGAGGCGCTGCGTTATTGCAAGGCACGTAATTACGATTTAATTCTCTGTGATAACAATCTGGGCAAGGGAAAAAGTGGTCAGCAAGTTTTGGAAGAGCTGCGCTCGACCGATAACCCTTGTGCAGAAAGTTTGTTTATTCTGGTATCGGCTGAATCCAGCAAAAGCATCATTATGGCGGCTTACGATTACGAGCCTGACGCCTACCTTGCCAAGCCCATCACTCCCAAGGCACTCGACCAACGGTTAAATCGCTTGTTTGAGCAGCGCAGTGAGCTAAAAGAAGTTCTGGCCGCCCAAAAAGCCGGCGATGATGCCCTTGCAATAAAGCTATGTAACGATTTGGTCGCCCAAGGCAGCCGTTACACAAACAGTTGTCAGAAAATTTTAGGCCAGCTTTATCTCAAACAAAATAATCTTCCTGCCGCTGAAGAGTTGTATCGAACCGTATTGGATAATCGCGAATTGGAGTGGGCGCAGCTGGGTATGGTAAAAACCCGCTTGGCGCAAAAGGATCTGCTCGGTGCGCAGCAGTGGTTGGAAAATATTTTGCAATCCAACCCTCTGTGTATGAAGGCATACGATTTAAAAGCTGAATTATTCAAGTTGCAAAATAATACTGAAGGGTTGCAAGAGGTGTTGCAGAAAGCAACAGACCTATCACCTCTGTCTATTTTGCGCCAGCAAGAGCTCGGCGCTGTCGCCCAGCAAAATAATGATTTACTCACTGCCGCCAATGCGCTCAAGCGAGCGGTAAAACTGGGTGAACATTCCTGTTTCGATAAAGCAGATGTACATTCCCTGTTCGCCCAAGCCACTATCGATTTATTTTCTATCGACAAAGAGCTGGCCAAACCGCTGGTTCGGGATGCAGTTGCTTGCGCGGTTAATATGGAAGATAAATTTGGCAAAAATAATCTGCGTAAAGCGGAATCCTTGTTGTTGGAGAGTCAGCTACAAGTTTGTGCCGGTGATCAACGCCGCGCACAGGATGCTCTGGTAAGCGCACAATCGGCATTAGGCAGTAGTAAAGATGAAAGTGCCTTGCCAGTGCAAATAGAAATGGTGCGTGCGCTGCGGTTGCTAGGGCGTACCAATGAGGCACAAGAGTGTCTTGCCGAGCTGTTGCACCGCTATGCGGCTAATGAACAGCAGCTACAAAAACTGGATGTCTTGTTGGATGAGCCGCGCAGTGAAAAAAATAAACTGATGGTGGCTGAAATCAACAAAAAAGGTATCGCACACTATAACGCTAAAGATTTTTCTGCAGCAGCAGATGCGTTTAAAACAGCGCTGCAAAAATTACCCAACCATGTTGGGTTGCGTTTAAATTATGTGCAGGCATTAATCGATAAATTAAAAACCGGTTTTGATGTTTCACTGAGCGAAAAAATTCAGCAAACTTTTACCAAAACCACGGCAATTATTTCCCAGCAGCATCCGCAATTTCAACGCTACAGACAGTTGAATGATGTTTACAACAGCCTTGTTCGGGCCCACGAAAAACAGCAGCGAGGTTGAGTATGGAGCCTAGATCAACACCACAGCATTCGGATCAAGATTACGATCAGATGCCCATTGATTTTTCATTCGTACTCGCATCCAGTGTGCATGATATGAAAAATTCATTGGGAATGTTGTTAAACACGCTCTCTGCGATGGTGGAGGCTTCGCCGCCTAAGGATGCACAGCAAGCTAAATTATTTTCCACTCTGGAGTATGAGGCGGCGCGTATTAACGGCGAGTTAGTGCAGCTTTTGTCACTGTATAAAATGGACGAAAAAACCCTCGCGATCTTAATTGACGAGCATCATGTGATCGATATCATCGAAGAACAAATCGCGCGCAATTATGCGCTATTAACCTCGCGTGATATCAGTGTTGAAGTCGATTGCGACAGCGACCTGGCGTGGTACTTTGACAGTGAATTGTTAGGCGGCGTGTTGAATAATCTGGTGGTTAATTGTGCGCGTTATTGCCGTGAGCGCTTGCTGATTAGTGCGAGTGAAGATAATGGTTATTTGTGTATCAGTGTGGCGGATGACGGCCAGGGATACCCGGAGACTATGTTGTTAGGGCCTGCTCCCCAGGGATCGGTGTCTTTCAATTCCGGCAATACCCGTTTAGGTTTGTTATTTGCGCGTAAAGTATTATCGCTGCACAAATCCAAGCGCGGGCAGGGCTATATGACGATTGAAAACGGCGGGCCACTCGGTGGCGGTGTACTGAAACTGCACCTTCCTTAATCTTCTTTTTTATTCATTTGCTACTGCAGTTGTTGAACGGTTGAAATCAATATAAGCCTGCTGCATTATCAATACCCATTCCGGTCTTGTTTTCAGGTTAATTTTTATGCTCAAAATCCGCTTTAAAGACAATAAATACAATGCGGTATGGTTGGTAGAACCCAAAATTACAATCGGTCGCTCGGCGACCAACGCGCTGGTAATTGATGACCCGCTGGTTAGTGACGTACATATGGAAGTGTTGGTAGACAACGAGCACCTTACGTTGCGCAACCTCGTTCCTACTCATGCGGTGATTGTGAATGGACAAAAAATCACTGGTGCATGTGAGTTGAAGCCTGGCGACAACATCAGTATTGGTGCTGTCGAGCTTGTTGTAATAGATCCCAAACGCGAGGCTCGTTTGTCTACAGAGGCGCCTGTTGCTAGTGTTCAAGCAGTGTTGACCAAAACAACGGGTTGGTCATTAAAGGCAAACCACACCGCACTGGCCAATCGTGTGTTTCCACTGAAGGATGTCACAACTATCGGCCGCTCCAATGAGTGTGATATCAGCTTGCCCGCGGCACATTTGTCGCGCCGTCATGCCCAGTTACAGGTTATTGATGGCATGCTGTTCGTAAAAGATTTGGATTCTGCCAATGGGACATTCCTCAACGGCAAACGCGTAGCCGAAGCAAGAGTCAAGCGTGGCGATGAATTGCGGTTTGATGCCTTGAGCTTTGGGGTCATGGGGCCAGCCGATGATATGGCCAAAACCACGGTGCGAAAGGCTGTGCCACTTGAGCCAACAAATTCACCCGCCGCCAGCACTGCGCGTAAGTCGTCCCCTGCTGCGCGACCTGCGGTCGCAACCCGTGCTTCCTCGGTGAGTCGCTCGGCAGCCGCCGCGCCTGCCAAACCTGTTGCAGAAGAGGGTAACAAAGGTAAGTTCGGGCTAATTTTGCTGGCTGTTTTGGCGATTGTGGTTATAACAACCTTGATCTTAACGCGTAAATAAGTCTTTAAGTTTTGCAGATGCAGGTCGATAACCTGTGATGCTACAGACCGATGCAGCACATAGGTGAATTTATGACTATCTCCTCGCTCAACAACACTTCATTAAATGGCACCTTGCCCAATACCCTTTCTGGTAGTGGAACCAATGCCAAGCCAGCCAACATTAGTTCTGTGAATCCGCAGAACCTGGATACACTCCCGGCTGCAGATGCCAAAGTAATGACGCTGGAGGAAAAGCGCCAGACTGCGCTGCAGGTGGTCAACAAAACCCTATCGATGGCCTATGAAAAACTGGCTTCGCGCGGGCAGGTGGTAAGTGATGAGTACGCCGCCTTCGAACCGCTAACAGCCGAAAAAGTGGCCAACAATATTCTCGGTTTTATCGAACGTCGGTTGCAGATGGATGCAGCCGATGGCGCCACACAAGAACAGCTGCAAGCGCGTTTGGAAGCCGGACTGTCGGGCTTCAAAAAGGGCTTCGCAGAAGCCAGTGAAAAACTGGAAGCGTTGAGCCTCTTATCCCCCGAAATTAAAACTGATATAGATAAAACCTACGATTTGGTGCTGGAAGGTATTGATGAGTTGCGAGCTAAATTCATAGAGGCGGCCACAGCTCCATCAGCCGAGCCTGAAAAATCCACCTCTGGTGCCAAAGAGCAGCTTACTTCAGCCGCTACTGGCAAGGCGCCAGTCACCCTGGATGTACCCGAATTTGTTCCCGCACCTGGCTCGTACCTTGGTTATGCCAACTATGAATATGGTCGCGCACGGGAGTTCAGCTTTGAGTTAACCACCAAAGAGGGTGATAAAGTCACTATCACGGCTGCCTCCAGCGAGGGTTTGGCGATAGAGGCAGGGCGGGCTGGTCGTAGTAACTCATCGGTAACTGCCATCAACGCCAGTTACAGCGCAAGTCAGTCATTTTCACTGAGTATTGAAGGCGACTTGAGTGAAGCGGAACTGGTGGCAATCAATGATTTGCTTGGGCGGGTAAATGATTTGGCTGGTCAATTCTTTGCCGGTGATTTGGATGGCGCTTTTACTCAAGCAATGAACCTGGGATATGACTCTGAACAAATCGGTAGTTTTGCGCTGAACCTTGCTCAGGCTGAAATCCAACAGATCACCAAAGCATACGAAGTATTTGAGCCTGCGCGCGCTTCTGATAATGGCAATAAATTGGGCCTAAATCGCGAATCCTTGTTGCCCCTTGGCAACTTTATCCGCGATTTACTCGATAGCCTGGATCGTGCATCAGTATTCCCCGAGCCTGCGGGACTACTGACCAATATGGCTGAAAAGATAACCGGTGAAACTGAGCAGGATCAGGTTCAGGGGCGTCGGTTTAGTGAGTTTATGAAAGAAATTTTGGCCCTGGAGTTGCGTTAATTCAGCAGGCATTTGCAAGTGAGACGCTGGTAAACTGCACTTTTTGTGCGGATGCCAGCTATGAAGCCTATCTATCTTTACTCCACCCCCGGTTGTCACCTCTGTGAGTTGGCGCGGGAGGTGGTTGAACCTCTGTTAAATAACTACTCACTGGTGCTCGAAGAGATTGATATCGCCCAGTCTGATGAACTCATTGAGCGTTACGGTGTAAAAATTCCTGTCTTAAAATCCCCCTCTCATATCGATGAGCTCTGTTGGCCGTTCGATACAGCCCAGGCCGCCGCCTTTCTGGTTCGCAATAGTATTTAATGGCAGGGTGTTCGAAAAATTATTGCAGTTGCGTATGTAGCTGAATTTGTGAATTGGATTCGTTATTTTTAATTGGCACTTATACCAAGTGTATTCATTGTTTCCGCTACCCAGCGCAATGCATCGATATAAATTTCCGCCAGAATTTCCGGATTAATCCCCATTTCATCCAGTTGATCCCAATCGATATCTTGCCAGCGCCCTTGTTCATGCATTTGCACTATGGCTAGAACCTTACCTTCGGGGCCTGAGTGTTTGAGCATCGCTTGGTTCAGTTGTTCGCTCAGGGATAAATTGCGCAATAACTCTTCCAACGGTGCATCTAAAAATGCGTCTAGCGTTGAAAGCAAGCCCACGGTGAAATAAGAGTCCGGGCGCGAGCGCTGATTAATTTTGGTTGCGATCATTTCGCACATACGTGCACGGGTGAGGGCGGTAATACTCAATTCATGTGGTTTGCCGCTCAGGTTTGAGAGCGCCAGTAAATTAACCCAATTCCTGAGTTTATTGAGCCCCAAGAGCATAATTGCCTGACGCAGTGATTCCACATTACGCGATAAACCAAAAGCGGCGGAATTCACCAGGCGCAGTAGTTTAAAACTTAAGAGCGTGTCGCGCGCGATCATCCGCTCTATTTTATCGATTGGTGCATTGGGGTCGTGCAGTGCTGATAACAATTGCAATACGGATTGTTTATTTTCAGAAATTTTTCGTCCGGTGATAACACGGGGTTTTGCTAAAAAATATCCTTGAAAAAGGTCAAACCCCAATGCTTTGCACTTTTCATACATCTCGTAGGTTTCGACCTTTTCCGCGATTAAGGTGATGCCTAGGGATTTCAAGTGGCTGACATGAGCCAAGAGTTTTTCCGCTGACAACGCAAGTACATCCAGTTTGATTATATCTGCATAGGGAACCAGCCCCTCAGTGTCACTGCTTAACTCAAAGTCATCCAGGGCAATAGTGTAACCCTGCTCGCGCAATTGTTTCAGTGAGAACAGCATTGCCGCATCGACCTGCTGTCCTTCTAATACTTCGATAACTAATTTTTGCCGGCTAAAGGGCGGGGGGGAGTTGAGTAGTGCGCGTGTGAAATTAACAAATGCTTTGTGCGTACCGACCACTTCATCAATCGATAGCTCAGTGAATGCATTTAACAGCACTTGTGAGCTGGCCGCATCGCCATCGCTGGTGGCAATAAATTTTAAATCACTATTGCGACACAATAATTCATAGGCAACAACTTTCATGTTGCCATCAAAAATTGGTTGGCGCGCAAGCAGCGGTATGGTTTCGGTCATAGTATGAAGTGACTGGATGCTAGTTGTTGTTAAAGTGAGGCTTCCGAACGTCCTGTTTGCTTCGTATTGAAGTGTAACTTGAAAAGAATATCTTACAATATGTGTTTGTTATAGCGCTTTCTTGCGGCATTCGGTTATTTCGGGTCTGACAGGTATTTTTGGCTATACTGCAAAGGTATTCGCACTTAAAAATACGCAGTGTATTTACTGCAGCCGTATTCTCGCGGCTCAACTGGTTTGGTTATAGGGTAGCAACATGTCTAAGTTACTGGATTCCATCGATCAGCGTACTCGTTTGGTGGGCGAGAATCGTTTGGAATTGTTAATGTTTCGCTTGGGCGGGCGTCAACTTTTTGCTATCAACGTGTTTAAGGTGCAGGAGGTTGTCAAAATTCCCAAGTTGCGCCCCGTGCCTCACAGTCATCCCCATATTCGCGGTGTTGCGCATTTGCGAGGGCAGGCGGTGCCTGTAATTGATTTACGGGCGGCGATTGGCATGAGTCCGCTTAAAGATTTGGAAAACGCCAACTTAATTGTTGCGGAATATAATCGTTCCGTGCAGGCTTTTTTGATTGGTGAAGTTGATCGTATTGTTAACCTGAATTGGGAGTTGATATTGCCGCCCCCCAAAGGCACAGGGCGCGGTCATTTTTTAACGGCAATCACACGCATTGAAGATCAGTTAGTTGAAATACTGGATGTTGAACGTGTACTTGCCGACATTATTCCCTACAACACCCGGGTTTCAGCGGACATATTGGATTCGGATTTAGCGCAAGAGGCTCGTAAGCGTAAATTGAAAGTACTCTTGGCCGAAGATTCACCCACCGCCGTAAAACAAGTTGTGGAGACCTTGGGAAATATTGGTATTGAAGTGCTTTCGGTACAAGATGGTTTGCAGGCGTTGAACTTATTGCGGCAGTGGGCAGCGGCCGGGCGCAAGGTAACAGATGAAATTCTTATGTTAGTGACCGATGCAGAAATGCCCGAAATGGATGGTTACAGGCTAACGGCTGAAGTGCGAAAAGACCCAGCGCTACGCGATTTGTATGTGGTGCTACACACGTCGCTTAGCGGTAGTTTTAATAAAGCAATGGTTGAAAAAGTGGGCTGCAATGACTTTTTATCCAAATTTCAGCCGGATGAACTTGCTGCCGTAGTGCAAAAGCGATTGCGCGTATTTTTAAGTCAAGCGTCACATTAATTTTTTTTGATTTAATAAAAAAGCCGCCGGCTAAGTTAATTGGCGGCTTTCTTTTTGCGCGTATATATTTTCAAGTGAAAGTCGTTTCTCTCACAGCACCTAGAGTGTGCGATTGGCTTCTTCCGCTGTTACAAACTTTGTTTCTTGCCCAAGACGGTACGCATATATCACTGAAAACGACAGAATATTTTGCACATAGCCACGTGTTTCCTTAAAAGGAATAGTTTCAATCCATACGTCATAGGGTAATTGCGCATTTTTTTCTTTGTTCATCCACTGGCGCACGCGTGAAGGCCCTGCGTTATAGGCTGCTGCTGCAAGAATGCGATTGCCATCAAATACGCCCAGTAAATAATCGAGATAGCGACTGCCCAAGGCGATATTTTTATCTGGTTTTATTAAATCTTGCGCATTAAAACTCATTCCACTTTTCTGCGCTGTTTGTTTTGCCGTGGACGGCAGTAATTGCATGAGTCCAACTGCACCAGCGGGTGATTTAGCATCGTGCATAAATGCACTTTCCTGGCGGGCGACAGCAAAAATCAGCAATGGATTGACCGAGGTTTGTTTGGCAGCTTTAGTGACATGATCCTGATAGACAATCGGGAAGCGTACTTGTAATTCATCCCAGAGTTGCGCCTCGGCCATAACTTGAATGCCGTGACGGTGCCAACCCCAACGCTCTGCCAGGCGCCCTGCAATTGCTGCTTGTTCCGGCTTCATGCGTCGCGCGCTGTAAAAAAATTCGCGCGTTGCGGCTGATAGGTTCCCTCGCTCTAAAAATTCACGAGCGCGCAACATGCCCTGGCTATTTTCGACGGCGCGTACTTGTTCGTCGCTAACCACAACCGGGCGGTCAAGGAGGTGGTAGTTAATGCCGGTTTTATCTGCTGCCAGGAACCCATAAAAACTGCGTGCCGGTGCCACGGTATTGTAAATCGCCATGGGTGTTTCACCGTTAATTTCCTTAATCCCTAACTCTTCCATAGTGCGAGCCTGCCAGTAGCGCCAGCGTTCGGTAGCGCGTGCGTCTTCAGGAAGGCGCGTTAACCATTCATTTACTTGCTCCCAATTTTGCTTACGCAAAGATTCGCGCAATAACCATTCGAGCAAATCGATACTGTTTA
Coding sequences within it:
- a CDS encoding bifunctional diguanylate cyclase/phosphodiesterase yields the protein MHLQNSVVNSSFLHKELRRLIEFKLLTPVFQPIMAVENPRIIGYEALIRGPEDSPLHKPDSLFAVARESRLLAVLEFACREVSCERFAELNLPGKLFLNMSPISFTDSQYRDGVTREILQRVGLSAERLVFELTESQPLDELDLLCAASDHFQRQGFAVALDDLGAGYAGLRVWSELCPDYVKIDRHFISGIDKDPVKREFVRAILDIAHRMGHKAIAEGIETAAEFTTLITMGVDYAQGYFIAYPLAEPAVELPLQLVQLSGASAHRYQDHFTRRVSEIVVNCTAVAPSMTAETLVKMFRADVRLTCVPVVDQGRPLGMVSRAEILNVFSRRFAHELYAHKPISEFISPLSIMVDITTDLKTVGQLISEDPQQNLSVDFIVSENNQYMGVGKVRDLLRSITEEKLRAARHSNPLTQLPGNVPLYEWVDHLLLHKKTFVVAYCDINHFKPFNDAFGYSAGDEVIVNLGRILCAAVDNQQDFVGHVGGDDFILVFCGSNWQQRCEQILANFSQMSAALMPPETTDYWSTDRQGRRQKFGALTLAIGAVEPDLDYCKTHHHISQLLADAKQSAKQEGGNNLFLSRRRQPSLVHNV
- a CDS encoding tetratricopeptide repeat-containing response regulator, encoding MADLGFYKMHALIIDDFENFRGTLYKMLMDLGIGNVDSAASGEEALRYCKARNYDLILCDNNLGKGKSGQQVLEELRSTDNPCAESLFILVSAESSKSIIMAAYDYEPDAYLAKPITPKALDQRLNRLFEQRSELKEVLAAQKAGDDALAIKLCNDLVAQGSRYTNSCQKILGQLYLKQNNLPAAEELYRTVLDNRELEWAQLGMVKTRLAQKDLLGAQQWLENILQSNPLCMKAYDLKAELFKLQNNTEGLQEVLQKATDLSPLSILRQQELGAVAQQNNDLLTAANALKRAVKLGEHSCFDKADVHSLFAQATIDLFSIDKELAKPLVRDAVACAVNMEDKFGKNNLRKAESLLLESQLQVCAGDQRRAQDALVSAQSALGSSKDESALPVQIEMVRALRLLGRTNEAQECLAELLHRYAANEQQLQKLDVLLDEPRSEKNKLMVAEINKKGIAHYNAKDFSAAADAFKTALQKLPNHVGLRLNYVQALIDKLKTGFDVSLSEKIQQTFTKTTAIISQQHPQFQRYRQLNDVYNSLVRAHEKQQRG
- a CDS encoding sensor histidine kinase KdpD, whose translation is MEPRSTPQHSDQDYDQMPIDFSFVLASSVHDMKNSLGMLLNTLSAMVEASPPKDAQQAKLFSTLEYEAARINGELVQLLSLYKMDEKTLAILIDEHHVIDIIEEQIARNYALLTSRDISVEVDCDSDLAWYFDSELLGGVLNNLVVNCARYCRERLLISASEDNGYLCISVADDGQGYPETMLLGPAPQGSVSFNSGNTRLGLLFARKVLSLHKSKRGQGYMTIENGGPLGGGVLKLHLP
- a CDS encoding FHA domain-containing protein, which codes for MLKIRFKDNKYNAVWLVEPKITIGRSATNALVIDDPLVSDVHMEVLVDNEHLTLRNLVPTHAVIVNGQKITGACELKPGDNISIGAVELVVIDPKREARLSTEAPVASVQAVLTKTTGWSLKANHTALANRVFPLKDVTTIGRSNECDISLPAAHLSRRHAQLQVIDGMLFVKDLDSANGTFLNGKRVAEARVKRGDELRFDALSFGVMGPADDMAKTTVRKAVPLEPTNSPAASTARKSSPAARPAVATRASSVSRSAAAAPAKPVAEEGNKGKFGLILLAVLAIVVITTLILTRK
- a CDS encoding DUF5610 domain-containing protein, with product MTISSLNNTSLNGTLPNTLSGSGTNAKPANISSVNPQNLDTLPAADAKVMTLEEKRQTALQVVNKTLSMAYEKLASRGQVVSDEYAAFEPLTAEKVANNILGFIERRLQMDAADGATQEQLQARLEAGLSGFKKGFAEASEKLEALSLLSPEIKTDIDKTYDLVLEGIDELRAKFIEAATAPSAEPEKSTSGAKEQLTSAATGKAPVTLDVPEFVPAPGSYLGYANYEYGRAREFSFELTTKEGDKVTITAASSEGLAIEAGRAGRSNSSVTAINASYSASQSFSLSIEGDLSEAELVAINDLLGRVNDLAGQFFAGDLDGAFTQAMNLGYDSEQIGSFALNLAQAEIQQITKAYEVFEPARASDNGNKLGLNRESLLPLGNFIRDLLDSLDRASVFPEPAGLLTNMAEKITGETEQDQVQGRRFSEFMKEILALELR
- a CDS encoding glutaredoxin family protein, whose product is MKPIYLYSTPGCHLCELAREVVEPLLNNYSLVLEEIDIAQSDELIERYGVKIPVLKSPSHIDELCWPFDTAQAAAFLVRNSI
- a CDS encoding EAL and HDOD domain-containing protein, whose product is MTETIPLLARQPIFDGNMKVVAYELLCRNSDLKFIATSDGDAASSQVLLNAFTELSIDEVVGTHKAFVNFTRALLNSPPPFSRQKLVIEVLEGQQVDAAMLFSLKQLREQGYTIALDDFELSSDTEGLVPYADIIKLDVLALSAEKLLAHVSHLKSLGITLIAEKVETYEMYEKCKALGFDLFQGYFLAKPRVITGRKISENKQSVLQLLSALHDPNAPIDKIERMIARDTLLSFKLLRLVNSAAFGLSRNVESLRQAIMLLGLNKLRNWVNLLALSNLSGKPHELSITALTRARMCEMIATKINQRSRPDSYFTVGLLSTLDAFLDAPLEELLRNLSLSEQLNQAMLKHSGPEGKVLAIVQMHEQGRWQDIDWDQLDEMGINPEILAEIYIDALRWVAETMNTLGISAN
- a CDS encoding chemotaxis protein CheV: MSKLLDSIDQRTRLVGENRLELLMFRLGGRQLFAINVFKVQEVVKIPKLRPVPHSHPHIRGVAHLRGQAVPVIDLRAAIGMSPLKDLENANLIVAEYNRSVQAFLIGEVDRIVNLNWELILPPPKGTGRGHFLTAITRIEDQLVEILDVERVLADIIPYNTRVSADILDSDLAQEARKRKLKVLLAEDSPTAVKQVVETLGNIGIEVLSVQDGLQALNLLRQWAAAGRKVTDEILMLVTDAEMPEMDGYRLTAEVRKDPALRDLYVVLHTSLSGSFNKAMVEKVGCNDFLSKFQPDELAAVVQKRLRVFLSQASH
- a CDS encoding transglycosylase SLT domain-containing protein, with amino-acid sequence MRFSKILWPLSLSASVLIGSMTLSIASTASAATPATTKQTGKSDARLVERQQYDRAQKALNSKSMAEYRQLVKKLQNYPLVPYLEYQDLSERLITLPKTEVERFFNRYPDSFLAERLTHRWLRTLAQRERWTDYRQFYDARLTDPELACLNLRARLATGDKTALDEVGALWNIEKAQSKACDPVFAEWRKAGRMTPELIWQRHLKVLKAGNNGMASYLSNLLPATEKPLALLLQQVNTNPRLLKQTSKFAKQSPQMKTVILHGLEKLARTNAKEALSLWRIYDAQQLFSDDDRNAIKYQIALRLLYQDHDAEAEKLVASTPNLNSIDLLEWLLRESLRKQNWEQVNEWLTRLPEDARATERWRYWQARTMEELGIKEINGETPMAIYNTVAPARSFYGFLAADKTGINYHLLDRPVVVSDEQVRAVENSQGMLRAREFLERGNLSAATREFFYSARRMKPEQAAIAGRLAERWGWHRHGIQVMAEAQLWDELQVRFPIVYQDHVTKAAKQTSVNPLLIFAVARQESAFMHDAKSPAGAVGLMQLLPSTAKQTAQKSGMSFNAQDLIKPDKNIALGSRYLDYLLGVFDGNRILAAAAYNAGPSRVRQWMNKEKNAQLPYDVWIETIPFKETRGYVQNILSFSVIYAYRLGQETKFVTAEEANRTL